In the genome of Leptospira fletcheri, one region contains:
- a CDS encoding c-type cytochrome gives MSLKKFFILSFAVLLIWNCESKTPPMEYMPDMADSVAREAQEEDSFFANRSAVRLPPKGAVPVGYYPYEYRGLDISVIPNKGLANPFKADFANLKRGEDKYQTYCSPCHGVRGAGNGFVVGPSPRLNAGQGDGSRMAALISASAKAYSDGQIYHAMTEGKGRMNSYASQIAPEDRWKIVLYIRKLQDYDNKTNKETAKK, from the coding sequence ATTTCCCTGAAAAAGTTTTTCATCCTTTCTTTCGCAGTGCTCCTAATTTGGAACTGCGAATCTAAGACTCCTCCCATGGAATACATGCCCGATATGGCGGATTCCGTAGCACGGGAAGCGCAGGAAGAGGATTCCTTTTTTGCAAACCGCTCCGCGGTTCGTCTTCCTCCGAAAGGCGCGGTTCCGGTAGGATATTATCCGTACGAATACAGAGGATTGGATATTTCCGTGATTCCGAACAAAGGATTAGCGAATCCGTTCAAAGCGGATTTCGCCAACCTGAAACGCGGCGAAGACAAATACCAAACCTACTGTAGCCCTTGTCACGGAGTCCGTGGAGCCGGAAACGGTTTCGTAGTCGGGCCGAGTCCTAGATTGAACGCGGGACAAGGAGACGGTAGCCGTATGGCAGCCCTGATCTCCGCTTCCGCAAAGGCTTACTCCGACGGACAGATCTATCACGCAATGACGGAAGGAAAAGGACGCATGAACAGCTACGCTTCCCAAATCGCTCCCGAAGACCGTTGGAAGATCGTCCTGTACATCCGTAAGCTCCAGGATTACGACAATAAGACCAATAAGGAAACGGCTAAGAAATAA
- a CDS encoding ABC transporter permease: MKEILLFELRENIRSKWIFLFSGILALGVGIVNYFGDENSTRTIASLTNVILLVVPLFSITFSGLVFVESLPFAELLLSKSVSRTSYFLGKYLGISLSLLIGLVVGIGIPGILSFYSDLRFLLLFCELIGFGGVLIFIFVSLAFLLATFLKRGEWIVSGALFIWLYFFIFFDSVVFVLSLYLGEYPIEVPSIVIILLNPIDLIRILMILQTKTSVLLGFSGAFLLNSLGPYLLVCLCVLFLSGWIALPLWIAYERFLKRNF, translated from the coding sequence GTGAAAGAGATTTTATTATTCGAACTCAGGGAAAATATACGTAGTAAATGGATTTTTCTATTTTCGGGAATTCTCGCATTAGGCGTAGGAATCGTGAATTACTTCGGCGACGAAAATTCGACCCGTACGATCGCGAGTCTGACGAACGTAATCTTACTTGTCGTCCCCCTATTTTCCATTACGTTTTCAGGATTGGTCTTCGTCGAATCGCTCCCGTTTGCCGAATTGTTACTTTCCAAATCCGTATCCAGAACCAGTTACTTTCTCGGAAAATATTTGGGCATTTCCCTTTCGCTTTTGATCGGACTCGTGGTCGGGATCGGAATTCCCGGGATTCTGTCCTTCTACTCCGATCTCCGTTTTCTGCTCCTATTCTGCGAACTGATCGGGTTCGGCGGGGTGCTGATTTTTATCTTCGTATCCTTGGCGTTTCTTCTCGCAACCTTCCTCAAGAGAGGAGAATGGATCGTTTCGGGTGCTCTTTTCATTTGGTTGTACTTCTTTATCTTTTTCGACTCCGTCGTTTTCGTTTTAAGTCTCTACCTAGGAGAATACCCGATCGAAGTCCCTTCGATCGTCATCATACTGTTGAATCCGATCGATTTGATCCGAATCCTCATGATATTGCAGACCAAGACCTCCGTTCTTCTGGGATTTTCCGGAGCCTTTCTTTTGAACTCTCTAGGTCCTTATTTGTTGGTATGTTTATGCGTTCTGTTCCTGTCGGGATGGATCGCGCTTCCTCTTTGGATCGCCTACGAGAGATTCTTAAAACGAAATTTCTAA
- a CDS encoding TAT-variant-translocated molybdopterin oxidoreductase, with protein sequence MDNKNFQKEKKAHWLSFELREKTEETKELQRSEFFTSPDPIIARIKSGEFDRKTFLKLMGAGVAMTSLNCVRKPVEKIVPYVDLKVSDEGETYDFVKHGHSYYYATVHNGNGILVKSRDGRPLKLEGNPDHPVSQGSLSAAAQAAIFDLYDPDRAQDPASVSGGKETKIDWATLDAKVKEALNANKGKTVIVTRPLDSPSTKELIGEFLKAIGGGKHYEVSVTSSEEAVSKGQAASYGKALVPNYRFDLANAVLSIDCDFMGGWISSQEYQKDFSKRRNLRNGGKEVNFFVAAESVPTVTGSNADLRLPIRPGDQTKFALAIAAALSELGANTKDALNGATLSALAGELGLDAENIKKTAKALWQNRGKSLVVAGGLSATTKDAVDLQVLVNYLNSALDNDGKTVDHSSPKKEGLANYSGNLKSLSDELKQGKVGVLFLYDTNLVYQAGETWKDSLHKAALVVSISDRADETALVSNYLAPTTHFLESWGDAEVTKGIFSIQQPAIRPLFRSRSFEDSLIAFAGGSLGGESVYYEYLKKAWMKKLGSKQKWEDLLRVGTTVKASDRKAATGASRGFNRAALKKVSSSPAGTRLALYEKISIGDGKGANNSLLQELPDPVTKVTWDNYVLLSPQLAKEKGIQSNDVVILKTDKQSIELSAQIQPGMHKDAIGIAVGYGRTAAGVVGNGVGKNAYVLSEDGVFSGISVTSIEKTGKTYKLACTQHHHMMSPGFGYPDRPLIQSTSIEDYRQDPASGKAESEIPKIKKDGKLVNAVGGNPIYEYPGYRWGMSVDLTACTGCSACVIACQVENNIPAVGRDEVRVGREMHWIRIDRYYIGNPDKPEDLQVAHQPVMCQHCENAPCETVCPVAATVHGSEGTNDMIYNRCVGTRYCSNNCPFKVRRYNWAQHWYNETGAQKGARPPRYLGLNPEVTVRGRGVMEKCTFCSSRIAEKKIQAKNEGRTLKDGELKTACQQTCPADAISFGNVNDKASEVAKLSADPRSYRLLEYLNVGPAVAYLTRVRTKI encoded by the coding sequence ATGGATAATAAAAATTTCCAGAAAGAAAAGAAAGCGCATTGGCTCTCCTTCGAACTCCGAGAAAAAACCGAAGAAACGAAGGAACTCCAACGCTCCGAATTCTTCACTTCTCCGGATCCTATCATTGCGAGGATTAAATCCGGCGAATTCGATCGTAAGACCTTCCTCAAATTGATGGGCGCGGGGGTCGCGATGACTTCCTTGAATTGCGTCCGTAAGCCCGTGGAAAAAATCGTTCCCTATGTGGATCTAAAGGTGTCCGACGAGGGAGAAACCTACGATTTCGTAAAACACGGACATTCCTATTACTATGCAACCGTTCATAACGGAAACGGAATTCTAGTCAAATCCAGAGACGGTCGTCCCCTAAAGTTGGAAGGAAACCCGGATCATCCGGTTTCCCAAGGCTCTCTTAGTGCGGCGGCGCAAGCTGCGATTTTCGATCTTTATGATCCGGACCGTGCTCAGGATCCCGCTTCCGTTTCTGGTGGAAAAGAGACCAAAATCGATTGGGCTACCCTGGACGCGAAAGTCAAGGAAGCGCTGAACGCAAATAAAGGGAAAACGGTTATAGTTACCAGACCCCTGGATTCTCCTTCCACAAAGGAACTCATCGGAGAATTCCTAAAAGCGATCGGAGGCGGGAAGCATTACGAAGTTTCCGTTACCTCTTCGGAAGAAGCGGTTTCCAAAGGACAGGCGGCATCCTACGGGAAGGCTCTCGTCCCGAACTACCGTTTCGATCTCGCGAATGCGGTTCTTTCCATCGATTGCGATTTCATGGGAGGATGGATTTCTTCTCAGGAATACCAAAAGGATTTTTCCAAACGCAGAAACTTAAGAAATGGCGGAAAAGAAGTGAACTTCTTCGTCGCTGCGGAATCCGTTCCCACAGTCACCGGTTCCAACGCGGACCTTCGCCTTCCGATCCGTCCCGGAGATCAGACTAAATTCGCACTGGCAATCGCCGCGGCGCTTTCCGAATTGGGAGCGAACACGAAGGATGCTCTGAACGGCGCGACCTTATCCGCACTCGCCGGAGAATTGGGACTCGATGCGGAAAACATCAAAAAAACTGCAAAGGCTCTCTGGCAAAACAGAGGAAAATCCCTTGTCGTTGCCGGTGGACTTTCCGCGACAACGAAAGATGCGGTCGATCTGCAGGTCCTGGTGAACTATCTGAATTCGGCGTTGGATAACGACGGCAAGACCGTTGACCATTCCAGCCCGAAAAAAGAAGGGTTGGCCAATTATTCCGGAAATCTAAAATCCCTGAGTGACGAATTGAAACAAGGAAAGGTAGGCGTTCTTTTCCTGTACGATACGAACCTGGTTTACCAAGCCGGAGAGACCTGGAAGGATTCCCTTCACAAGGCCGCTTTGGTAGTAAGCATTTCCGATCGTGCGGACGAGACCGCTTTGGTTTCCAATTATCTCGCACCCACCACTCATTTCTTGGAGTCCTGGGGAGATGCGGAAGTCACCAAAGGAATCTTCTCCATCCAGCAACCGGCGATTCGTCCTCTTTTCCGCTCCCGTTCCTTCGAGGATAGCTTGATCGCATTTGCCGGCGGTTCTTTGGGCGGAGAAAGTGTTTATTACGAATATTTGAAAAAAGCTTGGATGAAGAAATTAGGATCCAAGCAAAAATGGGAAGATCTACTTCGCGTCGGAACTACCGTTAAGGCGTCCGACAGAAAGGCAGCGACCGGAGCTTCTAGAGGGTTCAACCGCGCCGCATTGAAAAAGGTCTCCTCTTCTCCCGCAGGAACTCGTCTGGCTCTTTACGAAAAGATCTCCATCGGAGACGGAAAGGGCGCCAACAACTCGCTCTTGCAGGAACTCCCCGATCCGGTCACGAAAGTTACGTGGGACAATTACGTCCTTCTTTCTCCCCAATTGGCAAAGGAAAAAGGAATCCAATCCAACGACGTAGTAATCCTGAAAACCGATAAACAGTCTATAGAATTGTCGGCGCAAATCCAGCCCGGGATGCACAAAGATGCGATCGGAATCGCCGTCGGTTACGGAAGGACCGCAGCCGGTGTCGTAGGAAACGGGGTCGGAAAGAATGCATACGTGCTGTCGGAAGACGGAGTCTTTTCCGGAATCTCGGTGACTTCCATCGAAAAAACCGGCAAGACCTATAAGCTGGCCTGCACCCAACACCACCACATGATGTCTCCCGGATTCGGATATCCGGACCGTCCTCTGATCCAATCCACTTCCATCGAAGACTATCGCCAAGATCCGGCTTCCGGAAAGGCGGAGTCCGAAATTCCAAAGATCAAAAAAGATGGAAAACTCGTGAATGCCGTAGGGGGAAACCCCATTTACGAATACCCCGGCTATCGCTGGGGGATGAGCGTGGATCTCACAGCGTGTACCGGTTGTTCGGCTTGCGTCATCGCCTGCCAAGTGGAGAACAATATTCCCGCGGTAGGAAGGGACGAGGTTCGGGTCGGCCGCGAAATGCATTGGATCCGCATCGATCGTTATTATATCGGCAATCCCGATAAACCCGAGGACCTGCAAGTGGCTCACCAGCCGGTCATGTGCCAGCATTGTGAAAACGCTCCTTGCGAGACCGTATGTCCGGTGGCAGCCACCGTTCACGGATCGGAAGGAACCAACGATATGATCTACAACCGCTGTGTTGGAACCCGTTATTGTTCCAACAACTGTCCGTTTAAAGTCCGTCGTTATAACTGGGCACAGCACTGGTACAATGAAACCGGCGCGCAAAAAGGCGCAAGACCTCCTCGGTATCTGGGACTCAACCCGGAAGTTACCGTTCGCGGTCGCGGTGTCATGGAAAAATGTACCTTCTGTTCTTCCCGTATTGCGGAGAAGAAGATCCAGGCCAAGAACGAGGGTCGTACTCTGAAGGACGGAGAGCTGAAGACGGCTTGCCAGCAGACCTGCCCGGCGGACGCGATCAGCTTCGGAAACGTAAACGACAAGGCTTCCGAAGTCGCCAAACTGAGTGCGGATCCCAGATCCTATCGCTTGCTAGAATATCTAAACGTCGGTCCCGCGGTCGCTTACCTGACCAGGGTCAGAACCAAGATCTAA
- a CDS encoding DUF3341 domain-containing protein, with the protein MYLPRKEQFHTFEETTSGVFGLFDTPAQIIEAAKKTKDKGYTGFDCFTPYPVHGLDDAMGLPRSGLPWVTFFMGLFGCITGFGMQYLTHKYDWPLNISGKSLNAWFAYIPITFEFTVFMAGVSTAVAMFILTKLPKTNRKVLHPDITTDKFALWIPSHSANYSESSVTEFIKGLGSKYVETVK; encoded by the coding sequence ATGTATCTGCCACGTAAGGAACAATTCCATACCTTCGAAGAGACCACCTCGGGCGTATTCGGTCTGTTCGATACCCCCGCTCAGATCATCGAGGCGGCCAAGAAAACCAAGGACAAAGGATATACCGGGTTCGATTGTTTTACTCCGTATCCCGTCCACGGCTTGGACGACGCGATGGGACTGCCTCGCTCCGGACTTCCCTGGGTTACGTTCTTTATGGGACTCTTCGGGTGCATCACCGGTTTCGGAATGCAATACCTGACCCACAAGTACGATTGGCCTTTGAATATCTCCGGTAAGAGCCTCAATGCTTGGTTCGCTTATATCCCCATCACTTTCGAATTCACCGTCTTTATGGCGGGGGTTTCCACCGCGGTGGCTATGTTCATTCTGACCAAGCTTCCGAAAACCAATCGTAAGGTTCTGCATCCGGATATCACGACCGACAAGTTCGCGCTTTGGATTCCTTCTCATTCCGCGAATTATTCGGAAAGTTCCGTGACCGAGTTCATTAAGGGGCTCGGCTCTAAATACGTCGAGACCGTGAAATAG
- a CDS encoding Lp29 family lipoprotein, with protein sequence MLKKLLLFLLAVPVFSCASRYFVAGPKTAPEIPKVSKNVRVAYLGFHVFRVSSLRNPDGTVSFEVLQIPEKRTLKNPSLGSFPELVWAKAPENRKDVPQERVQSFAKFYLSKTGASGVKELEKFLEISKDKETYRFSMRSLPFDYYVVGINTPLEGSGRIFRNMVTIFSNLFSVVTIGILPAYESFEASTTVRIYDGNLNLLKEFVYDTDYTVLRALWISANPPECKIGNLDCLGMSGPTIRPNPSIVFEGSSPLINRDIAETLGSLK encoded by the coding sequence ATGTTGAAAAAGCTTTTACTCTTCCTCCTTGCGGTTCCGGTTTTTTCCTGTGCCTCCAGGTATTTCGTAGCCGGACCGAAAACCGCTCCGGAGATTCCCAAGGTAAGTAAGAACGTACGGGTCGCTTATTTGGGCTTTCACGTTTTCCGCGTTTCTTCCTTGCGAAATCCGGATGGAACGGTCTCTTTCGAGGTATTACAGATTCCGGAAAAACGCACCCTGAAGAATCCTTCCTTAGGAAGTTTTCCCGAGTTAGTCTGGGCTAAAGCTCCGGAGAACAGGAAGGACGTCCCCCAAGAAAGGGTTCAGTCCTTCGCTAAATTCTATCTCTCTAAGACGGGGGCTTCGGGAGTCAAAGAGCTGGAAAAATTTTTGGAAATCTCTAAGGACAAAGAAACCTATCGTTTTTCTATGAGAAGTCTTCCGTTCGATTATTACGTTGTCGGAATAAACACTCCGTTAGAAGGTTCCGGCAGAATCTTCCGGAATATGGTGACCATATTCTCCAATCTCTTTAGCGTAGTTACGATCGGAATTCTCCCCGCATACGAGTCTTTCGAGGCCTCGACGACGGTGAGGATTTACGATGGAAATCTGAATCTATTAAAGGAATTCGTCTACGATACGGATTATACGGTACTCAGGGCGCTCTGGATCTCTGCCAATCCTCCGGAATGCAAGATCGGAAACTTGGATTGCCTCGGAATGTCCGGTCCCACGATTCGTCCGAATCCTTCCATCGTATTCGAAGGATCGAGCCCGTTGATCAATCGAGACATTGCGGAAACTTTGGGATCCCTCAAATAG
- the nrfD gene encoding NrfD/PsrC family molybdoenzyme membrane anchor subunit produces MPNAIKEALDIQPLVTGGKSVRDVTEDILRPVEAFPTSLWWKTFLLALTITVIDLGIIGYLVYEGLYILGINNPVGWGFFIVNFVFWIGIGHAGTLISAVLYLFRQEWRTGINRAAEAMTIFAVLTAASTLIIHIGRPWMGYWLFPYPNERGPLWVNFRSPLIWDTFAVSTYLTISLVFWYIGLIPDIAAVRDRATGKVRKMVYDILSFGWVGSNKAWSHLETVAMILAALSTPLVLSVHTIVSFDFAVSILPGWHTTIFPPYFVAGAIFSGFAMVVTLMVIAREVFNLKDYITMKHLENMNKVIMVTGLIVGLAYSTEFFMAWYSGNEYEGFAFVNRAFGPFGWAYFIMFSCNVFAPQVFWWKKLRTNIPVMFVISIIVNIGMWFERFVIVMTLHRDFLPSSWDVYVPTVYDFMMLLGTFGIFFTLFLLFCRLLPVIAVAEVKTVMPHKDGGHH; encoded by the coding sequence ATACCTAACGCAATCAAAGAAGCCCTGGATATCCAGCCCCTGGTCACCGGCGGTAAATCCGTCCGTGACGTAACGGAAGATATCTTACGGCCGGTAGAGGCTTTCCCCACTTCTCTTTGGTGGAAAACCTTCCTTCTGGCTCTCACCATCACCGTAATCGATCTAGGTATCATCGGATACCTAGTATATGAAGGTCTTTATATCCTCGGGATCAATAACCCGGTCGGCTGGGGATTCTTTATCGTCAACTTCGTGTTCTGGATCGGTATTGGTCACGCCGGGACTCTGATCTCGGCGGTCTTGTATCTGTTCCGCCAAGAATGGAGAACGGGGATCAACCGCGCCGCGGAAGCAATGACGATCTTTGCGGTTTTGACCGCCGCGTCCACGTTGATCATCCACATCGGACGTCCCTGGATGGGATACTGGCTCTTTCCGTATCCGAACGAAAGAGGACCTCTTTGGGTGAATTTCCGCTCTCCCTTGATTTGGGATACGTTTGCGGTCTCCACCTATTTGACCATCTCTCTCGTCTTTTGGTATATCGGGTTGATTCCGGATATCGCCGCCGTTCGGGATCGGGCGACCGGAAAAGTCCGTAAGATGGTTTATGATATCCTTTCCTTCGGGTGGGTAGGTTCCAATAAGGCTTGGTCCCATTTGGAAACCGTAGCCATGATTTTGGCTGCACTCTCCACTCCTCTGGTTCTTTCGGTGCATACGATCGTGTCCTTCGACTTCGCGGTGTCCATCCTTCCAGGTTGGCACACGACCATCTTCCCGCCATACTTCGTCGCTGGGGCGATTTTCTCCGGCTTCGCCATGGTGGTAACCCTGATGGTGATCGCAAGAGAGGTCTTCAATCTCAAGGATTACATCACCATGAAACACCTGGAGAACATGAACAAGGTGATCATGGTTACAGGTTTGATCGTGGGGCTCGCGTATTCCACGGAGTTCTTCATGGCCTGGTATTCCGGCAACGAATACGAAGGATTTGCTTTCGTGAACCGCGCCTTCGGACCTTTCGGTTGGGCATACTTCATCATGTTCAGCTGTAACGTGTTCGCTCCTCAGGTATTCTGGTGGAAAAAACTAAGAACCAATATCCCGGTCATGTTCGTCATCTCCATCATCGTCAACATCGGAATGTGGTTCGAACGTTTCGTAATCGTGATGACTCTTCACCGCGACTTCCTACCTTCCAGTTGGGATGTGTACGTTCCGACGGTTTACGATTTTATGATGCTTCTCGGAACCTTCGGTATTTTCTTCACCCTCTTCCTTCTGTTCTGCAGGTTGCTGCCTGTGATCGCCGTTGCGGAAGTGAAGACCGTTATGCCGCATAAAGACGGAGGCCATCATTAA
- a CDS encoding Lsa16 family lipoprotein adhesin produces the protein MKKAVINIAILGTLALSVGACSNTAQVVGNLNCPTLEKGLSPSVGILSDEKQNPTIVGTLPVGTVVRVYDYRNHAIHPRPLVRIKTEKTEGWVSPTCLVVNQNPELSVFKWGYRKDYKYFYEPEDLDHYPKGYEYEEYKHLPKEKIPLAELAPELKEKKN, from the coding sequence ATGAAAAAAGCAGTCATCAATATCGCGATCCTAGGAACCTTGGCTCTTTCAGTGGGCGCTTGTTCCAACACGGCCCAAGTCGTAGGCAATTTGAATTGCCCGACTTTGGAAAAAGGACTCTCGCCGAGCGTAGGAATTCTTTCCGACGAAAAACAGAATCCGACGATCGTGGGAACTCTGCCGGTCGGAACCGTGGTTAGAGTGTACGATTATAGAAACCATGCGATTCATCCTAGACCTTTGGTTCGGATCAAGACCGAAAAGACGGAAGGGTGGGTGAGTCCTACCTGTCTGGTGGTGAACCAGAATCCGGAACTTTCCGTCTTTAAATGGGGATACCGTAAGGATTATAAGTATTTTTACGAACCGGAAGATTTGGATCATTATCCGAAAGGATACGAATACGAGGAATACAAGCATCTTCCTAAGGAAAAAATTCCTTTGGCGGAATTGGCTCCGGAATTGAAGGAAAAGAAAAACTAA
- a CDS encoding endonuclease/exonuclease/phosphatase family protein produces MRIRAKKNRRFSILNLFFFSLPLLALVSGPQSDPVYAQNSPSSLVFSGFNAMFLYDEEGDRTKFPPNRRARKPSDFAILRDTVLQNSPDIIGFQEIENESALRKVTTENYGCAATKTHGYSQEVGICWKKPLPTPLLSELPQLSLRPGLRKGIMAEFSLQQGKLTVIVVHLKAGHSNEDQSERHEQLKALGEILSHRKRFVLIGDFNENLKSKKASWNLLKGELFLRSANHKASSDCWQHQKGFIDYLITDMEWNTSSFRQFKFKADDGKFDGNPPEEMGLSDHCPISAELIWESERKYRARTARRNAERYP; encoded by the coding sequence ATGAGAATTCGGGCTAAAAAAAATCGGAGATTCTCTATCCTAAACCTCTTTTTTTTCTCTCTTCCCTTACTAGCGCTTGTTTCCGGACCGCAATCGGATCCGGTTTACGCCCAAAACTCCCCTTCCTCCCTCGTATTTTCCGGTTTTAACGCAATGTTTCTGTACGACGAAGAAGGGGATCGGACGAAATTTCCGCCAAATCGTCGCGCGAGAAAGCCTTCCGACTTTGCAATCTTGAGGGATACTGTGCTTCAGAATTCTCCGGACATCATCGGATTCCAGGAAATCGAAAACGAATCCGCGTTGAGAAAGGTTACCACCGAAAATTACGGCTGTGCGGCGACCAAAACCCACGGATATTCCCAGGAAGTAGGCATCTGCTGGAAAAAGCCACTACCTACCCCTTTGTTAAGCGAACTTCCCCAATTGTCCCTCCGCCCCGGTCTTAGGAAAGGAATCATGGCCGAATTTTCCCTACAGCAAGGCAAACTTACCGTGATTGTGGTCCACCTCAAGGCCGGACACAGCAATGAGGATCAATCCGAACGCCACGAACAGTTGAAAGCGTTGGGAGAAATCCTTTCCCACAGGAAAAGATTCGTTCTTATCGGGGATTTTAACGAAAATCTAAAATCGAAGAAGGCGTCCTGGAACCTTCTGAAAGGGGAACTTTTCCTAAGGTCCGCGAACCATAAGGCAAGTTCGGACTGCTGGCAACACCAAAAAGGGTTTATCGATTACTTAATTACGGATATGGAATGGAATACTTCTTCCTTTCGTCAGTTCAAATTCAAAGCCGACGACGGAAAATTCGACGGCAACCCTCCGGAAGAAATGGGCCTCTCCGATCATTGTCCGATCAGCGCGGAATTGATCTGGGAAAGCGAAAGAAAATACCGGGCAAGAACTGCCAGGAGAAACGCAGAAAGATATCCCTGA
- a CDS encoding cytochrome c3 family protein: protein MNKKALKLSVPLIAIAAVAYLIFSPSKYVGYSPDQPIPFNHKIHAGDNKVDCRYCHTGVETGAHATVPNTSTCMNCHSMVATEKPDIKFLIETYQKKQPLEWVKVHDLPDHVQFNHSRHIQRGVDCSQCHGNVAEMVKVKQVASLNMGYCVNCHRENNAPTDCSTCHR, encoded by the coding sequence ATGAATAAGAAAGCTTTGAAACTTTCGGTTCCGCTCATTGCTATTGCAGCGGTGGCCTACCTGATTTTTTCTCCCTCCAAATACGTAGGCTATTCACCAGATCAGCCTATTCCATTTAACCACAAGATACATGCCGGGGACAATAAGGTAGATTGCCGTTATTGTCATACGGGTGTGGAAACGGGAGCTCATGCAACCGTTCCTAACACTTCGACTTGTATGAATTGCCACTCGATGGTGGCGACAGAAAAGCCGGATATCAAATTCTTGATCGAGACGTACCAGAAAAAGCAACCCTTGGAATGGGTGAAGGTGCATGATCTTCCGGATCATGTTCAATTCAATCACTCTCGCCATATCCAAAGGGGAGTCGATTGCTCTCAGTGTCACGGCAATGTGGCCGAGATGGTGAAGGTTAAGCAGGTCGCGTCCTTGAACATGGGATACTGCGTGAATTGTCACCGGGAAAACAACGCTCCCACCGACTGTTCCACCTGCCACAGATAA